The following DNA comes from Capsicum annuum cultivar UCD-10X-F1 chromosome 7, UCD10Xv1.1, whole genome shotgun sequence.
TGAAAGAATTATATCCTCAATTTTAGTTAGAGATATCGAGTTCAAGAGTTGAATATGAATAgcttttatttgaatattttactcTCAATgtcatacttatatatatgttgattcaAACTCAATCGAGTTCCAATActgatatattcaaatttaatCGAGCTCCGATACTTATATATATGGTGATTCAAATTCAATCAAGCTTCAATACTTATATTTATGGTGATTCAAATTCAATCAATTGAGCTTCAATATTTATACATATGGTGattcaaattcaatcaaacaCCAGTAATTATATTTATGGTGATTCAAATTCAATTGAGCTTCAATTTCAATACTTGTACATATGGTGATTTAAATTCAATAAAGCTTCAATATAGTGATTCAAATTTAATTGAGGTCTAATAGCGAAAAGGTCCCCCCACAGCTTGTCCGAAATACTCACCAACtagattttctcaaattttcaccTTGACTATCATGTGAAAATGCAGCAGGGGCTGGTGAATCATAACACAAAAATATCTTCCAAGTCATTGCTCTTTACGCTTTTCTTCTACACCATTATTAAGGCTTATTCCAATCTTGTGTTGACGCATTTTTGTGAACTTCAGCAATTTTCGCTTTGCTCTGGTATTCCTTCTTTGTTTGTTCCTCAATTTTATCAGCTGGGGTTCTTCTTTCTTGGACAAATTGCCGCACTTACAGTGTAATTGTCAattcttgtaaaaaaaaaaaagtattggtGCTAAAACTGGATTCTTGCAGTTTATTTAGGCCATGTTTTCACCTTCAATTTGTTTTCCAACAACAATTTTTCAAATTCATCCATTTCACTCTCCAGACAACATTAATCGGCTCAAAAACCACATGTGTAAAAGGTACGATGACAACAAAAGACTGCCATGTTTCTCTTTCGAACACCCTTTTGGTGTTTCTGAAAATAAAGAATACCCAATTGGGTGTTATAGAGAAACTGAAATAGTTGGTCAGTTGGAAGTTGGTGATGATAATTGTTCTTCTTTTTCGAAGGTTTCAGTGAATAGTTTCTTAGCTGACTCGAGTTTGGTTGGTCGTTTACTTCAATCTAGTTCTAGTTTGAAAGAAGTTAAAATAGTTCACGCGATGGTATTGAAGTGTTTGAGGAGTAGTACAGTATTTGTTGAGAATAATTTGATTAGTGCGTTGGTGAAATTCGGGCGTTTGAATGATGCAcgtaaggtgtttgatgaaatgtctgaGAGGAATGTGGTTTCTTGGACTGCTATGCTTAATGGGTATTTGAGATATGGGTTAGATGATGAAGGATTGAAGTTTTTGGCGGAGTTTGTACGTCGTGGTTTGGTTTGGAATTCGAAGACTTATGTGTGCGTCTTGTGTATGGCGGGGAGGAGTTGTGATTTTGAGCTGGGGAAGCAAGTGCATGCTGGTGTTATAAAGGATGGATTTAGTAATTTGATTTTGGATAGTTCTATCGTGTCATTTTACGCGCAATGTGGGGATTTGGAAAGTGCTTTCCGCGTATTTGATGTGATAAAAAGACCTGATGTAGTTTGTTGGACGACTATGATCACGGCTTGTTCACAACATGGGAGGGGAAAGGAAGCTTTACGAGTGTTCTTGCAATTATTCTCTGATGGATTTGATGCTAATGAATTTACTGTCTGCAGTGTCTTGAATGCGTGTGGGGAGGAAGGGGAATTGAAATTCGGGAAGCAACTACATGGGGCCATTATTAAGAATAGATTTAGAATGGATGTCTTTATAGGGACCTCGTTGGTAGATATGTACGCGAAGTGTAGTGAGATAGATGACGCTAGGACAGTGTTTGATGGGATGGGGAAAAGGAACACGGTGACGTGGACGTCTATTATTGCAGGATATGCTCGTAATGGACATGCGGAAGAAGCCATAAGACTCTTCCGGATAATGAAAAGGCGAAAAATCTTTGCTAATAACTTGACTATGGTAAGCATCCTTCGAGCATGTGGCTTACTTAGGGCTTTACCAACTGGAAAGGAAGTGCATGCACAAATTATCAAGAATTCCCTCCAAGATAATATTTATTTAGGAAGTACTTTGGTGTGGCTTTATTGCAAATGCAGCGAAAATTCAGCTGCACGTAAGGTCCTTCAGGACATGCCTATTAGGGATGTAGTTTCATGGACTGCAATGATTTCTGGTTGTGCTCATTTAGGACATGAGTATGAGGCTCTTGAATACTTGAAGGAGATGCTAGGTGAAGGCGTTGCCCCCAATCCATTTACGTATTCATCTGCCCTGAAAGCATGTGCAAAGCTGGAAGATATCGAGAGAGGAAAACTGATCCACTCCTCCATAAGCAAGACACCTGCTCTGTCCAATGTGTTTGTGGGTAGTGCATTGATCAATATGTATGCAAAATGTGGACGTCTTCCTGAGGcaattcaaatatttgataaCATGCCCGAGAGGAATTTGGTTTCTTGGAAGGCGATGATTGTTGCCTATGCTAAAAATGGTTGCTGTGGAGAGGCATTGAAGCTCGTGTATCGTATGCAAGTAGAGGGCATTGAGGTGGATGATTATATCCTCGCTACTGTCCTCACAGCATGTGGTGAATTTAAGGGAAGCATCAAGTCCAATTCGAAGTATTTCTTGCATCCAAAGAGTTCTATAGTCTAAAAAGAAATGAGGCTCCTCCAAGAAGTTTCAGTAAAATCTTCAAATGAATTATGATGGTATCATTCATGTTTCAATGCCAGCTGAACGCTGAATGTTGCTTCATACGTTGCAGTCTGTTTGATAACTATTTGCCATCGGCTAACTTCTGGACCTTCCATGGTTATAGTCCCTGGGTAGCCTGCCTCACCAACAAAAGAATGAGGTGCAGTTTATCGGACTGTGCTCTTAGAGTTACATAATATTCAAATGTTGGTATCTTATAACCTCAATGATACCCTGTATTATAGTAGGTTAGGTTCCTGCAACCGTGTATTGTCACATTACGATCATGTATACTTAAACTTTTGCTATGTACAActacatacccagtgtaatcccacgaGTGGGGTTTGAGAAGGGTGGTATGTAGTATATACCTTACCCCTACCGTATGAAGGTAGAGAGGCTTGTTTATGTACTCGATAGATAATATACAAATGTGTTGGTGTATTGGAAGCTATATTGGCGGTTCTAATGTAATTATGCTCTGAATTTGCACCGTAAAACCCATCAGAAGATGAAACACTTTCTATCGGGATTTTTTTGATTCACAGGATCAAATTCAAGATATTTGATTAAGAGTAGAGACGGATAAGTCAGGTAGGAAGGAACAAGGGGGTTCTCATAACCCATTTGACgaaaaattacattgtatatatTCAATGTTAAAACTATTTTCTTTTACGTATGTACTTAATAGACGTTGAATCTTCTTGACTTCTTCatgtttatacattttatatattgaaCCCCGTTACCTAGAAGGAGAGAATAAATTCCTCTTTTGCCAGGTTGAAATTTCAACATCATCACTTGTATATTCACTTAGAAATGACAGATTCTTTCACCTGGAAAAAACATAGAACCCATATAAATCCTTCAGTTATACATGGGCAACTAATACAGGGAATCTCCATCAGCTTTTAATTTCACTAACAAATACACTATCTGAAAATCCCtcgttaataaaaaaaaaaacaaaaaaacttcaATTTGTTCAATGTACTAGGGACAGCTACTTACACATTTCCCCACAGATTAACAAGTCATCTAACACTTGAAACTGATAATCAAGCTAAAGAGAAAAGCTGCATTGTTTGCTTTGATACTCGGTGTAATCCCGCAACTGAGGTCTTGGGAGGGTAAAGCGTACACGGATCTTACCACAACCTCGTGGAgctagaaaggctgtttccgaaagaccctcagctcaagtgcattgttgttttgatataaaaacatttttttttgaagttagtATAGCACCAAAACAAGGGGAGAAGAAGTTTGAATTTGAATGTTACAATTCACAAAAGAGGAAAATTAGTGAACCATGAACACTGAGACATTGGAGATGATTTGGAATATTTGTAATTTGATATCTTTAGTATGTCACCATGCCTAGTTAGAAATTGACAACAAATTAGAAGgaaaaatatcataaacatacaccttatcGTTTCTATACAAATCTCACTCTTACAATGATCTCAACTGATTACGTATCTTCGttagatgtatcgggagctaattatgtatctcgataaatccaaaatcataaaaaatatatcggaaactaattatgtatcgGGAAAGAGTCAAActcaaaatttttataattaagtaAAATGTcagaattttctgtaattaagctcaAAACTGTGAGGTTTATGTTGTTTTTACAAATTAGAAGCATTTGGAGCAACTTCATTGTGAACTTCCTTTTTGtccaagaaaaaaaatggaagaacTGCTAGGCCCAAACTCTACAACAAGCCCAATATAGACAATAGaggactttttatttttaaaaagtcgGGTAACTATAGCTCTTGAAAAATTACTCATTCGGATAGTGATAACCGGTAAACACGGTATAACGTTTGCTCTTGAGCCACCATTTAGATTTGTTTTAgagcaaaattcagaaataacatatttatttctttaattatgaatttcataattatataatatagcaagttatattttgtatttttacaaactgtttctacaaaaatacaaatacatatgatttttactgtccttataatctatatatattttgtatttttgcaaattattgctacaaaaatacaaatacatacaaatatatatgctacaaaatgtaatttaataaaagtattgctattttttataatttaatatttaaatatgctactttatgtattatttgttttgttttattgctAGAAGTTAGTGCAAATATAGCCCTTGAAAACTAACCTTTCAGATAACATTAAATTCGAGTCCAATGTTTGCTTAGACACCGCTTAACCTTATAATGAAACATAAAGTTTGTCGGTCTAGGGGTTGCAATAATTTACAAATTTTAGATCATAATCTAATATTTTTTCGTAAGATTTTTAATTTACTGAAAAGAgatttttaaattgtgatttttttagttttatcattTAGAAAATAATCAATCATTTTAGGGAAGATATTTAATCAATAGCCCATAAAAGTCAATAATCAGTtcgaaaagagaaaaagaaaactaatgcatatgtatttcaaCTGAAATTGtttttggaatttgaaaattttcagtCTTCATAATATTCGCTCAAAATTACTCACAAAAAGCCAAAGCAACTTTAATTAATATTCATATCAaacataactttaatttttaaatatcatttctcaacttaaaagtaatattttttttttcaaatttcacaatTATTATATCCAACCGCCCAACAAATTTCTCTACCATGGAcctcaattctttttttttttcttttttttttgtactttagtTGGAGGAAGGGAAAAAATTTGTATTAAATGAGAGGTGAAACATAGTCCAATATTTTCCTATTATGGCAGATTCTAATGGCAGCAATTCCACTgctctttcttttttactttcttttatttccATTTTTGTTTAAAATATCAAACTGTAATATTTCACGAGTGAAAATCGAGGAAAACACATTCACCAAATGTTCACGCCAAACACAAAATTATTCACCAAGTATTACTCCCAAAGTTCCATTTATTACTTGTTAcgtttcatttttcaaaaattaaattatataaattttgataaatattttacatatatttttcagCATATTAGTGTGACAATTATTGCAATCTATAGTATTTCttgtttaatttttaaatatttatattttaatttaaaatattaaattaatttaatttaaattttagatattaatttatatatatgaaacatGACAATTAAaaaacagtaataataataaaacgtCGTAGTTAGAGGGCGGCGGCTGACTTCAGGTGCCGTCATTGTTCCATCTTCTCGTACAGTTAATTTTCTcgatatttggatttatttaattttaattttatttttttaatttttatttactagtGAATTTTATGAATTAAAAGCTggatattttattactatttgaaagaaagaaaaaagtgaaagaaagtcAACTGTTTTCACCGGTGTCGGAAGCCAAATCCATGTAAAggtggaaaaaaaataataagatgaataTATTAATTAGGAAAATGAGTATGCATTGCTCAAGTAATTAAGCCAATTGGTTAATAAAAATGgagtaacaacaataacatagaTAATGTAATTTTATAATGAACGTATTTAAGGAAAGATGTTCATGCAATCTTTTCGTTGtcttataaaaataaagaacttGTTTATGATCAGGGGCAAATTCAGAGGTTGGATGAGGTTTTGAAAACTTAGTAACTTTCGTAAAGATCTTGTATAGGTATATATTGAAAAATCTTGTAACTATATAAGAGTTGTAAGTTGAAATTTCATAAACAAAGTATGTTGATGGTCTAGTGAAGCATATGAACTTGTAAAATTTTTGTTAACCTCTTGGTTATAGATTTCAATCCCCATAGttgataaaatttgattttatttttatcccacaAACGTTAAAATCTAGTTTAGTTATACATTGTTGTAGTTAAACATTTGGTCCAATTTAAACTTATACAGGGAATATGTCCCATGAAGCAATTATGTTTCGTATCGACTTAACTAGCTATTTGGTGTTCCTAGTGGCATAATAATAattgttacaccataggttataAGCTTGTCTGCATAGTTCTTTTTcatcaagttaaaaaaaaaaacttgttctAATTAACCATCATTggttaaaatcaaataaaatattttctcacAAAAGTCTAATATTTTTCGAGTGAAATGCATGTTTacaaataatttcaatttttcaatatcatttttcaacttgaattcaattttattttcgaATTATCACCAAATTTAAATGTCCCAATAGCGTACTAGCAGGTTTAAAATATATATCTGTACCTAATATTATTTCCTCTTGCGTTTTGTGCTACAAGATTTGGTCTATCTTACATTATACTACAAGTatattgtttttcatttttaattgcTCGACaccattattatatatatatatatatatatatatatatttgttagataatatatagttttaatgattgacaaactgacacatgaatgaaacatgttgctTGAGCTGGTCCACGCATAGGAAAGCAGATTTCgagtttcactgatagatgcagacaagattgcttaaagacagaaacgaataagcaagcctaattctgatatactcaagttcCTGATCATGTAGAGGATATAATAAGTTGAATTTGAGTACGATCGTGATTGTGGATCAATATGTAAATAACTCATGCTCGGGTGACTGGCCAACTAATGAAACAAGCTTTAGAGAgttggctcattaagggcattttagtcattttgtaataagttgtaacctaggctataaatagaacatattaggtcattttctcataacttagatgatattttgagagctctttgagagtgttcatacaagtgtggatatcatttgtgacaagtgtggaatcacttgtgttggttgcttgttttgaaatgttggttgcttggggattccgtttccttgaggtcaccgtaagaacttgatgttattcGTATGAATTCTTGAGTCttagtgttcaatatacactttggttcatagtgtttgtgcaCTGTGTGTCAAGTTATttatcattctatcttattattgttgttgtgttcattctcGATTTTgggtgttgaacaccttagaatcttgttgttatcgtacttgtattgttattgtgtagtgaatccgagagaggtcaccAAAAGGGGTCCTCGATTTTTCAAAtcatggactgttttggtgtgtgttagtgTCTTCCTCATCGATCTTGTatcactaaggagacaagagttgaaattgaagaaggagtctcacttaaagtagaactctatgcaatgagagttttgattaaaggaagaatttgaaacaaagaatgactctttgaagagttgtgcttaaatagaagatccATCAGTCAGAATAACTTacgcacttacaaagcagaaaaatacaatcgacagattgacttcatgaAGTGTTACTCAATCattgaaaggaataggttagatttggggatgattaaaattgcatgaactcccctcagTAACTAACTGGaataactatttttcttttttaatcttattagctaaaatgttattcgattaagtcttgcacatttagttgtgtgtcccaattctagatttttgactcttctaacttaattttgtattagattgtgcagaaaataggtacaagcaagcaattaTGACCACGAAGTTCTTCTTATCATGTATGctctacactgacataagcataggctgtctaagttgaaacagttgagcacacctgttcCATTCCTCATACTTCATCCTTCCCTTGTTCGATTATGCTAatgaattggttgaccaaattttCTTTAACTTTCTCCAAATGATTGTGTACAAATGAGTTAATCCTTCACCAGAAATTCCTTCTTTTCTCTCAAACAAAATATCAATATTGTACCATGGATTTgccaagcttgatcatcaatcacatgcaacacATGTTTCTAAAGAATGAAAAGGGATATGCTTTCTCTTTTAGCTCCTAATTGGATCAGATCTTTTAGGATTTCTCAGTCCAAGTTTAGATTTGAATTTTCAAATAACAATGGATGTTTTTGAACAGACGAGTCATGCTACTCTACTTGgttcaataaggagggctaaaactcatttaaaaaaataataagaaaaatgattcAGCTGAAATAAATTCTGAACTAGAAGTTgcatctgacagtcatgaatcaGAATAAGTGGTCCTTCaggctaggatcatgactttgaagcttgaccttgattgagaAAGGGAtaaaaatgttgaagtcattcgtTAATTAACACAGTTGACAATTAACACAGTTGATAACACCTGTTCCACCTTCCTCACCAGCTCCTCACTATTCGTATCCTTAGCTATGTgccacttttataccatattttttttattaatgctcaattatttttctttgttcagtactagcttcGATTAAATGTGGAACATGCTCTAGCAATTAAATgaaatggttatctttgctaaattgaatcatatttttgctttctttaatacattactatgttggctaaagtctttgtatgattgttttggtgatagccccagtAGCCATGAATAGCATACCAAATCACTTTatctagtatattattgcattaaaaataatttttcgatgatgccaaaagagggaagATAAAAGgtgtgcaatgtttataacccattgactaacttgtttcattctagtgttttatactgTAGTGCCTATAGGTGAAGATGGAtgaatgcac
Coding sequences within:
- the LOC107878637 gene encoding pentatricopeptide repeat-containing protein At4g18520, chloroplastic, with translation MFSPSICFPTTIFQIHPFHSPDNINRLKNHMCKRYDDNKRLPCFSFEHPFGVSENKEYPIGCYRETEIVGQLEVGDDNCSSFSKVSVNSFLADSSLVGRLLQSSSSLKEVKIVHAMVLKCLRSSTVFVENNLISALVKFGRLNDARKVFDEMSERNVVSWTAMLNGYLRYGLDDEGLKFLAEFVRRGLVWNSKTYVCVLCMAGRSCDFELGKQVHAGVIKDGFSNLILDSSIVSFYAQCGDLESAFRVFDVIKRPDVVCWTTMITACSQHGRGKEALRVFLQLFSDGFDANEFTVCSVLNACGEEGELKFGKQLHGAIIKNRFRMDVFIGTSLVDMYAKCSEIDDARTVFDGMGKRNTVTWTSIIAGYARNGHAEEAIRLFRIMKRRKIFANNLTMVSILRACGLLRALPTGKEVHAQIIKNSLQDNIYLGSTLVWLYCKCSENSAARKVLQDMPIRDVVSWTAMISGCAHLGHEYEALEYLKEMLGEGVAPNPFTYSSALKACAKLEDIERGKLIHSSISKTPALSNVFVGSALINMYAKCGRLPEAIQIFDNMPERNLVSWKAMIVAYAKNGCCGEALKLVYRMQVEGIEVDDYILATVLTACGEFKGSIKSNSKYFLHPKSSIV